A DNA window from Vigna angularis cultivar LongXiaoDou No.4 chromosome 1, ASM1680809v1, whole genome shotgun sequence contains the following coding sequences:
- the LOC108342377 gene encoding scopoletin glucosyltransferase, giving the protein MSNEVHSLHVFIIPFLAYGHLIPTVDMAKLFAEKGVKTTIITTPLNEPFIIKTIGKPKTSSTMIHVQTIELPCAEAGLPKGCENTNSITSGALFPAFLRACGLLQDQFEQLLLEQRPNCVVADVMFPWAINSAAKFGIPSLVYDGTSFFSICANECMGLYEPYKNVSSDSEPFLIPNLPGEITMTRMQVSPHVLSDESAGVTKLLEEVRESELKSYGMVVNSFYELEKDYADHLRKVLGRKAWHIGPMFLSNRVKEEQAHRGEEHECLQWLDTKKPNSVVYVCFGTTTKMTTSQLKDIATGLEASGEKFIWVVRKSEEDGVEWLPEEFEKKMEGKGLIIRGWAPQVLILEHEAVGAFVTHCGWNSILEGVVAGVPMVTWPIAYEQFFNEKLVCEILKIGVPIGAKKWAAGVGDTVKWEAVEKAVKRIMSGEEADEMRNKVKVLSHLAREAVAEGGSSNSDLNALIAELGSLTDRNKSIL; this is encoded by the coding sequence ATGAGCAATGAAGTTCATTCTTTACATGTATTCATCATCCCTTTCCTTGCTTATGGCCATTTAATTCCCACCGTTGACATGGCCAAATTATTTGCTGAAAAGGGTGTGAAGACCACTATCATCACCACACCCCTCAACGAACCtttcatcatcaaaaccataGGAAAACCCAAAACCAGCAGCACCATGATTCATGTCCAAACAATCGAGCTCCCATGTGCCGAGGCTGGTCTACCTAAAGGGTGTGAAAACACTAACTCCATCACTTCCGGGGCCTTATTTCCTGCATTCTTGAGGGCTTGTGGGTTACTTCAAGACCAGTTTGAGCAACTGTTGCTTGAGCAGCGTCCTAATTGTGTCGTTGCTGATGTTATGTTCCCATGGGCAATTAATTCAGCTGCCAAATTTGGAATTCCCAGCCTTGTGTACGACGGGACTAGCTTCTTCTCTATATGTGCTAACGAGTGCATGGGACTCTACGAGCCCTACAAGAATGTTTCTTCAGATTCTGAACCCTTTCTCATTCCCAACCTTCCCGGCGAGATTACAATGACAAGGATGCAGGTGTCACCTCATGTCCTCAGCGATGAAAGCGCAGGCGTGACAAAGTTGTTGGAGGAAGTAAGAGAATCAGAGTTGAAAAGCTATGGAATGGTTGTTAATAGCTTTTATGAGCTGGAGAAGGATTATGCAGATCACTTAAGGAAGGTTCTTGGAAGAAAAGCATGGCACATAGGCCCAATGTTTCTTTCCAACAGGGTTAAAGAAGAACAAGCACATAGAGGAGAAGAGCATGAGTGTCTACAATGGCTTGACACAAAGAAACCTAACTCAGTTGTTTATGTATGCTTTGGAACTACCACAAAGATGACAACTTCTCAACTTAAGGACATTGCTACGGGTCTTGAGGCTTCAGGGGAAAAATTCATTTGGGTGGTGAGGAAAAGCGAAGAAGATGGAGTTGAATGGCTACCTGAGGAATTTGAGAAAAAGATGGAAGGTAAGGGACTAATCATAAGAGGGTGGGCACCTCAAGTATTGATTCTTGAGCATGAAGCAGTTGGAGCATTTGTGACCCATTGTGGATGGAATTCAATTTTGGAAGGAGTGGTTGCTGGGGTACCTATGGTAACATGGCCTATTGCTTATGAGcaatttttcaatgaaaaattgGTGTGTGAGATCCTTAAAATTGGGGTGCCTATTGGAGCTAAAAAATGGGCTGCAGGAGTGGGAGATACTGTTAAATGGGAGGCAGTAGAAAAGGCTGTGAAAAGGATAATGAGTGGCGAAGAAGCAGATGAAATGAGGAATAAAGTTAAGGTGCTGTCGCATCTAGCTAGGGAAGCTGTAGCAGAAGGAGGATCTTCAAACTCAGATTTGAATGCTTTAATTGCTGAGTTGGGTTCACTCACCGACcgaaataaatcaattttatag